A part of Mustela erminea isolate mMusErm1 chromosome 9, mMusErm1.Pri, whole genome shotgun sequence genomic DNA contains:
- the LOC116599174 gene encoding olfactory receptor 52K1-like codes for MILSNNSHHFPHTFFLAGIPGLTAAHIWISVPFCFMFFLAVTGNFVLLFLIRTERSLHQPMFFFLAMLSFVDLVLSLSTLPKMLAIFWFGATAISSHSCLFQMFFIHAFSAMESGVLVAMAVDRFVAICNPLHYATILTPVVVAKIGGLVMLRGVGLTISFPSLARRLPYCGSHTIAYTYCEHMAVVKLACGATTVDNLYAFAVAIFLGVGDVAFIAYSYGKIVRTVIHFPSPEARAKAGSTCTAHVCVILFFYGPGFLSVVMQRFGPPTASAAKVILANLYLLFPPALDPIVYGVKTKQIRELLFKILRPKQIDPT; via the coding sequence ATGATTCTTTCCAATAATTCTCATCACTTCCCACATACTTTCTTCTTGGCTGGCATACCAGGACTGACTGCTGCCCACATTTGGATCTCAGTTCCCTTTTGCTTCATGTTCTTCCTGGCAGTGACTGGGAATTTTGTCCTGCTTTTTCTTATCCGGACCGAGCGCAGCCTTCACCagcccatgtttttctttcttgccatGCTTTCCTTTGTTGAcctggttctctccctctccactctgcCCAAGATGCTGGCCATCTTCTGGTTTGGTGCTACAGCTATCAGCTCCCACTCCTGtctttttcagatgtttttcATCCATGCATTCTCTGCTATGGAGTCAGGAGTGCTGGTGGCCATGGCCGTGGACCGTTTTGTAGCCATCTGTAACCCACTACATTATGCAACCATTCTTACCCCAGTTGTTGTTGCTAAGATTGGAGGCCTGGTGATGCTGCGAGGTGTGGGATTGACCATCTCCTTTCCAAGCTTGGCCCGTCGGCTGCCCTACTGTGGCTCTCACACAATTGCCTATACCTATTGTGAGCATATGGCAGTAGTAAAGTTGGCCTGTGGGGCCACCACTGTGGATAACCTCTATGCCTTTGCTGTAGCAATCTTCCTTGGTGTGGGGGATGTGGCCTTTATTGCTTACTCCTATGGGAAGATCGTGAGGACTGTGATTCATTTTCCTTCACCTGAGGCACGTGCTAAAGCCGGCAGCACATGTACAGCTCATGTCTGTGTCATCCTCTTTTTCTATGGCCCAGGCTTTCTTTCTGTGGTCATGCAGCGCTTTGGGCCACCCACAGCCTCTGCCGCTAAGGTCATTCTTGCCAATCTCTACTTGCTCTTTCCCCCTGCACTAGACCCCATTGTCTATGGAGTCAAGACCAAACAGATCCGGGAGCTACTGTTTAAAATTCTAAGGCCCAAACAGATTGACCCCACATGA